The nucleotide sequence ATTGAAGAAAATTTTAAAGTAACTCCTCTTACTGAACTAGATGTAGAGGATATTATTAAAAATGAAAGATCAAAAATAGATGGGTTTAAAGGAATAAGTTTTGATACTATTGCAGGTCACAAAGAGCATGCAGCTCTTATGCATTTTAAAGCCAATGAAAAAAACACATATACTCTGGATTCTTGTGGATTTTTATTGGTAGATTCAGGGGGTCAATACCTCAATGGAACTACAGATATTACTAGAACATTTTCATTGGGAGATATAACTCCTGAGCAGAAAAAAGATTTCACTCTGGTATTAAAAAGTGTAATTAACCTTAGCAGAGCCAAATTCTTAAAGGGAACTACCGGTTATAAATTGGATATGTTAGCTAGATATCCACTATGGTTAGAAGGAATAGATTATAAGTGTGGAACTGGTCATGGAGTTGGATTTTTTCTAAACATCCATGAGGGGCCACAAGGTTTTTCTGTTAGAAAGAGTCATGATCTTCCACTAGAAGTAGGGATGAACTTAACTATTGAACCTGGTGTCTATAAAGAAGGAAGACATGGTATTCGTACTGAAAATACAGTTATAGTAAAGGAAGCTTTCACCAATGAAAGTGGGACTTTTTATGAATTTGAAACTATATCATTCTTCCCGATTGATATAAATTCTATCGATCCTGCTCTATTAAATAGCGATGAATTGGAATGGATCAACTCCTACCATGCCACTACATTTAGTAAGCTGTCTCCATATTTAAATGAAGGTGAAACAAACTGGTTAAAAGAAAAAACTAGACAAATATAAAAAGCAACGTGACGTTGCATCCAGATAAATCTGAATTTTTGATTATGCCCTCTGCGGATATAATCTTCTAAATAATAAAAGAAATCCCCCTACTTATAATAGGGGGATTTTTAATTCTACTTTTCTCCTAATAATCTATCTAAGATTATAGCTACTGCCGATCTTACTGACAGATGATTATACTTTGTCTTACCTCTTATTGGATCTAAGATATGAGTACAGCTATCCATGATCTCATCTACTAAACCATGTCCTGTACCAAATAATAACAAGTAAACATTGTCATCATTGTAGATCTTTTCACTCATATCTTCATATGAGATTGAGTTATCATATACTCTTGCAGAAGTTGTGATAACTACTGGTTTTTTCCCTTCAGCTTTTTCAATCTCTTCTATCGCTTTTTCAATACTTTCAGTAACATGAGTACTAGAAAATGCTGCTTCTCTATCTTTATTGAAGTTTCTACCAAATCCATCTTTCCAGTATCCTATTACTCTACTAGTTAACTCTACTTGAGCATCTACTGGAGTTATTATATGGTACCCCTTTACGTCATATGTTTTACAACTTCTAGATATGTCATGGATATCGAAGTTTGTTACCGATGTTGCTACTGTTTCTTGGTTTCTATTGTATACAGGATAGTGTACTAACCCTAAATATATATTATCTCTCATTTATTATCTCCTTTTTTCTGTTTTTCCCACTAATTGACACCAATTATTTTAATCTTTTAACTAGTGTTGTTCATGATCAAGTTTTTTATTTTAGTTCTTCTAATTCTTTTGTATAGATATCAATATCATTTATATATACATCCTTTGCATACTTTAGATATTCAATATATTTATCTGATAATTTTTTCTTAACTATAGCAGGATTTCCTATTACTAAGCTTCCCTCTTCAATCTCTAGGTTAGCTCCTACAACAGATCCAGCTCCTACAAGACAATTTTTAGGTATAGTTGCACCATTTAACAAAATAGATCCCATACCAATCACACAATTATCTCCTATAGTACATCCATGGACAATAGCATTATGTCCTACTGTAACTCCCTCTCCTAGTGTAACAGGATAAGGTGCATCTCCATGAACAGTGCAGTTATCTTGGATATTAGAGGCGTTTCCAATGGTGATCTTACTCATATCTCCACGTAGTACAGCTCCAAACCATATACTTACATCTTCACCTAATTCAATGTCTCCTACTAAAGTAGCATTAGGAGCTATATAGTTATTTTTTCCAATCTTTGGTGTTTTATCTTTTAAAGAATATATCATAATATATCATCCTTTCCTTAGAGGTTTCCCTAAAGGGACACCAATTAATATGAATAGAAAAATTGCTAAAGCAATTTTCTATTCTTTTTATTAAAGTCAAAACCTTTTATGCTTTTCATCCCTTAAAACCAGTAAACTACCTTCCTTTTATGATTTCCTAGAAAATTAATTTTAGATCGATAAAAAAGCCTAAAAGTTTAAAGCTCTTCTACTATCTCTTTTAATAACTTTTTCTCTTCCTTGGTAAATTCCCTGCCCTCTAATAGATCCGGTCTTCTCAGATAGGTTCTTTTAAGACTTTCCTTTTTTCTCCACAACTCTATATTTTTATGGTGTCCAGAAAGTAATATTTCCGGTACTTTCAATCCGTCAATTTCTGCCGGACGAGTATAGTGGGGATGATCTAATAGGCCATTATAAAATGAATCCTGTTCATAGGAATCTTTTTTTATTACACCAGGTAGGAGTCTGGCTATGGAATCAGCTATAACCATGGCTGGTAGCTCTCCTCCAGTCAATACAAAGTCCCCAATGGAGACCTCTAAATCTACTTTTTCCTCTATAACCCTTTCATCTATACCTTCATAATGACCTGCTATTATAGTTATTTCCTCTTCAGCACTGAGGTCATTGGATAAGTTTTGGTTCAGGGTCACACCTTGAGGAGAGGTATAGATTACCTTACCAGATGTATTTTCTAATGCCCTAAATATAGGCTCAG is from Psychrilyobacter atlanticus DSM 19335 and encodes:
- a CDS encoding RNA methyltransferase gives rise to the protein MRDNIYLGLVHYPVYNRNQETVATSVTNFDIHDISRSCKTYDVKGYHIITPVDAQVELTSRVIGYWKDGFGRNFNKDREAAFSSTHVTESIEKAIEEIEKAEGKKPVVITTSARVYDNSISYEDMSEKIYNDDNVYLLLFGTGHGLVDEIMDSCTHILDPIRGKTKYNHLSVRSAVAIILDRLLGEK
- the trmD gene encoding tRNA (guanosine(37)-N1)-methyltransferase TrmD produces the protein MKINILTLFPAMFAGFKGESIIKRAINSGSLEINIIDIRDYTFDKHNTADDTPFGGGAGMVLKAEPIFRALENTSGKVIYTSPQGVTLNQNLSNDLSAEEEITIIAGHYEGIDERVIEEKVDLEVSIGDFVLTGGELPAMVIADSIARLLPGVIKKDSYEQDSFYNGLLDHPHYTRPAEIDGLKVPEILLSGHHKNIELWRKKESLKRTYLRRPDLLEGREFTKEEKKLLKEIVEEL
- a CDS encoding gamma carbonic anhydrase family protein, whose amino-acid sequence is MIYSLKDKTPKIGKNNYIAPNATLVGDIELGEDVSIWFGAVLRGDMSKITIGNASNIQDNCTVHGDAPYPVTLGEGVTVGHNAIVHGCTIGDNCVIGMGSILLNGATIPKNCLVGAGSVVGANLEIEEGSLVIGNPAIVKKKLSDKYIEYLKYAKDVYINDIDIYTKELEELK